A genomic segment from Luteolibacter arcticus encodes:
- a CDS encoding alpha/beta hydrolase, with protein sequence MKPKIIFIHGMFQNPKSWNRWLSHFESAGFEAVAPAWPLHDGEPAELRANMPYGLGSLPLERVYGHYRDIVREAVEPPVVIGHSLGGLIAQKLLAEGLVRAAIGIASVAPNKMLALDWGFMRNSASITNPFAGDEPYEMTPELFHKNFANTLSREESDAAWEAYAVHESRQVLRDILGEEGEIDMKLPHHPLLLIGAEKDEIIPASLVRRNAHAYEDERSHHEYKEFTGRGHFICGEPGWEEVAASISNWLQGHLTALRS encoded by the coding sequence ATGAAACCGAAAATCATCTTCATTCACGGGATGTTCCAGAATCCCAAAAGCTGGAATCGATGGTTGTCTCACTTCGAGTCGGCAGGCTTCGAAGCGGTAGCTCCCGCTTGGCCGCTCCACGACGGTGAACCTGCCGAGCTCAGGGCGAATATGCCGTATGGGCTGGGATCGCTGCCGCTGGAGCGCGTGTACGGCCACTATCGCGACATCGTCCGTGAAGCGGTGGAACCACCGGTCGTCATCGGGCATTCGCTCGGGGGACTGATCGCGCAGAAGCTGCTTGCGGAGGGATTGGTGCGGGCGGCCATCGGCATCGCTTCGGTGGCTCCGAACAAGATGTTGGCGTTGGACTGGGGCTTCATGCGCAACAGCGCTTCCATCACCAATCCCTTCGCTGGCGATGAACCTTACGAGATGACGCCGGAGCTATTCCACAAGAACTTCGCGAACACGCTCAGCCGCGAGGAAAGCGATGCGGCATGGGAGGCTTACGCGGTCCACGAGAGCCGGCAGGTGCTGCGCGACATCCTGGGGGAGGAGGGCGAGATTGACATGAAGCTGCCTCACCATCCGCTGCTACTGATCGGTGCGGAGAAGGATGAGATCATTCCCGCCTCACTGGTCCGGAGGAATGCGCACGCCTACGAGGACGAGCGGTCTCACCACGAATACAAGGAGTTCACCGGGCGCGGGCATTTCATCTGCGGCGAACCGGGCTGGGAAGAGGTGGCCGCTTCCATTTCCAACTGGCTTCAAGGGCATCTTACCGCGCTTCGTTCCTGA
- a CDS encoding HPF/RaiA family ribosome-associated protein, protein MTEVAVTMMVQVNTDRHIHGSLELQEDVASIVEATLTNHASRTTRVEVHLSDQNSEKGGDADVRCAIEARLEGFQPLGVHHDAAALSDAVQGAADRLERMLEHHLGRLESR, encoded by the coding sequence GTGACGGAGGTTGCGGTCACCATGATGGTCCAAGTAAACACCGATCGCCACATCCACGGCAGCCTCGAACTCCAGGAAGATGTCGCCTCCATTGTCGAAGCCACCCTCACGAATCACGCGAGCCGCACCACCCGCGTCGAGGTCCATCTCAGCGACCAGAATAGCGAGAAGGGTGGAGACGCCGACGTCCGCTGCGCGATCGAAGCGCGGCTGGAAGGCTTTCAGCCGCTCGGCGTCCATCATGATGCCGCCGCTCTATCAGATGCCGTCCAAGGCGCGGCAGACCGGCTGGAACGCATGCTCGAACACCACCTCGGAAGATTGGAAAGCCGCTGA
- a CDS encoding zinc-dependent alcohol dehydrogenase, with the protein MKALCWHGVGDVRVDTVPDPEILDPKDIIIQITASGICGSDLHLYDGLMPTMEEGDIIGHEPMGIVVEVGSEVKKFRKGDRVVVPFVIACGSCFFCEKQLYSACDTTNPGADLAKVAMGHAPAGLFGYSGMMGRYPGGQAEYLRVPHADVGPIKIESDLPDEKVLFLSDIYPTGYMAAENAGIEPGDTVAIWGCGPVGQFAIQSAWMFGAGRVIAIDRVPERLEMARVHGRAEVMNFEEEEVHERLIEMTGGRGPDRCIDAVGAEAHGTGSLDAVVDRAKQAMHLSMDRPHVLRQAIMACRKAGTLSIPGVYIGLLDKIPFGALVNKGLTVRSGQTHVQRYLAPLLEKVEAGEIDPSFVVTHRVSLEGAPDAYEKFRKKEDGCIKVVIKPGMAREREGDEVRAG; encoded by the coding sequence ATGAAAGCACTTTGTTGGCACGGCGTGGGAGATGTGCGGGTGGACACCGTACCCGATCCCGAGATCCTCGATCCGAAGGACATCATCATCCAGATCACCGCGAGCGGGATTTGCGGCTCCGACCTTCACCTCTATGACGGCCTGATGCCGACGATGGAGGAGGGAGATATCATCGGCCACGAGCCGATGGGAATCGTAGTGGAAGTGGGGAGCGAGGTGAAGAAATTCAGGAAGGGCGATCGCGTGGTGGTTCCCTTTGTGATCGCGTGCGGTTCCTGTTTCTTCTGCGAGAAGCAGCTCTACTCGGCCTGCGATACCACGAATCCGGGGGCGGATCTGGCGAAGGTGGCCATGGGCCACGCGCCGGCCGGGCTCTTCGGCTACTCCGGGATGATGGGCCGCTACCCGGGCGGGCAGGCGGAGTATCTCCGGGTGCCGCATGCCGATGTCGGACCCATCAAGATCGAGTCCGACCTGCCGGATGAGAAGGTGCTTTTCCTCTCGGACATTTACCCGACCGGGTACATGGCGGCGGAGAATGCTGGCATCGAGCCCGGCGATACCGTGGCCATCTGGGGCTGCGGTCCGGTGGGCCAGTTCGCCATCCAGTCCGCGTGGATGTTCGGTGCCGGCCGCGTGATCGCGATCGACCGGGTGCCAGAGCGTCTGGAGATGGCAAGGGTCCACGGACGGGCGGAGGTGATGAACTTCGAGGAGGAGGAGGTCCACGAGCGCCTTATTGAAATGACCGGTGGACGTGGCCCGGACCGGTGCATCGACGCCGTCGGCGCGGAAGCCCACGGGACGGGATCGCTGGATGCCGTGGTGGATCGTGCGAAGCAGGCGATGCATCTCTCCATGGACCGGCCCCACGTGCTCCGGCAGGCGATCATGGCTTGCCGGAAGGCGGGCACGCTATCGATCCCGGGCGTCTATATCGGCTTGCTCGACAAGATTCCCTTCGGAGCGCTGGTCAACAAGGGCCTGACCGTGCGGTCCGGCCAGACCCATGTGCAGCGCTACCTTGCGCCTTTGTTAGAGAAGGTGGAGGCGGGCGAGATCGATCCGTCCTTTGTGGTCACCCACCGGGTATCGCTCGAAGGTGCGCCGGATGCTTACGAGAAATTCCGGAAGAAAGAGGACGGCTGCATCAAGGTGGTGATCAAACCGGGGATGGCCCGGGAAAGGGAAGGAGACGAGGTGCGCGCTGGTTGA
- a CDS encoding catalase yields MASKKSPPSPPAAAPSPKLPAETHQTAVEGEQHLTTNHGLPISDNQNSLKSGVRGAVLLEDFILREKITHFDHERIPERIVHARGSGAHGFFQPYESAADITEAGFLQDPKKKTEVFARFSTVAGGAGSVDLPRDVRGFAVKFYTEQGNFDLVGNNIPVFFIQDAMKFPDVIHAVKMEPDRGFPQAASAHATFWDFISLTPESMHMIMWAMSDRAIPRSLRMIEGFGVHTFRFITAEGMSRFVKFHWRPTIGSAAVVWDEAIKISGADPDFHRRDLWEAIERGDFPEWELGVQVIEESQAAELDFDLLDPTKLIPEEIIPIRMLGKMVLNRNPDNHFAETEQVAYCPSHIVPGIGFSDDPLLQGRLFSYLDTQLSRLGGPNFHQIPVNAPRCPFANNQRDGLRQMQVHKGRVAYEPSQISPPGAPRECPVHGFRTHPETETGEKIRKRSETFADHYSQARLFFRSMTPPEQNHIASALAFELAKVEVVKIRELMLGHLGHIDADLQQTVADALGMPVKNSAKVQPAVSPRDLAPSPSLSLIGKDPHTLKGRKAGILITDGADAGQLAALQAAFKKEKAAVELIAPKIGGATTSDGTLVEPHHSLSGGPSVFFDTVVILASEAAMGDLVREAAAVNWVRDAFGHLKVIGYSPEAVPLLEAAGVELDDGTIALDGAKAIKGYVTTAKGGRRWEREPSLRSIG; encoded by the coding sequence ATGGCCTCAAAGAAATCTCCTCCTTCGCCTCCTGCCGCCGCTCCCTCTCCCAAGCTCCCCGCCGAGACGCATCAAACCGCGGTCGAGGGCGAGCAGCACCTGACCACGAATCACGGTCTTCCCATCTCGGACAACCAGAACTCGCTGAAGTCCGGTGTGCGTGGCGCGGTATTGCTCGAGGATTTCATTCTCCGCGAGAAGATCACGCACTTCGACCATGAGCGCATCCCCGAGCGGATCGTTCATGCGCGCGGCTCGGGGGCGCATGGTTTTTTCCAGCCGTATGAATCCGCAGCGGATATCACGGAGGCAGGGTTCCTTCAGGATCCGAAGAAGAAGACGGAGGTGTTCGCCCGCTTCTCGACGGTGGCGGGTGGTGCCGGGTCGGTGGACCTGCCGCGGGACGTGCGCGGATTCGCGGTGAAGTTCTACACCGAGCAGGGAAACTTCGATCTGGTGGGCAATAACATCCCGGTCTTCTTCATCCAGGATGCGATGAAATTCCCGGATGTGATCCATGCGGTGAAGATGGAGCCGGACCGCGGCTTCCCGCAGGCTGCCTCCGCGCACGCGACCTTCTGGGACTTCATCTCGCTGACGCCGGAGAGCATGCACATGATCATGTGGGCGATGTCCGACCGGGCGATCCCGCGTTCGCTGCGGATGATCGAGGGCTTCGGCGTGCATACCTTCCGCTTCATCACTGCGGAGGGCATGAGCCGCTTCGTGAAGTTCCACTGGCGGCCGACCATTGGCAGCGCCGCGGTGGTGTGGGATGAGGCGATCAAGATCAGTGGAGCTGACCCGGACTTTCATCGCCGGGATCTGTGGGAGGCGATCGAGCGCGGGGACTTCCCGGAGTGGGAGCTGGGTGTGCAGGTCATCGAGGAAAGCCAGGCCGCGGAGCTCGACTTCGATCTGCTGGATCCTACCAAGCTGATCCCGGAGGAGATCATCCCGATCCGGATGCTTGGCAAGATGGTGCTGAACCGGAATCCCGACAATCACTTCGCGGAGACCGAGCAGGTCGCCTATTGCCCGAGTCACATCGTGCCGGGGATCGGCTTCTCGGATGACCCGCTGCTGCAGGGGCGGCTCTTCTCGTATCTGGACACGCAGCTCAGCCGTCTCGGCGGGCCGAACTTCCATCAGATCCCGGTCAATGCGCCGCGCTGCCCCTTTGCCAACAACCAGCGCGATGGGCTGCGGCAGATGCAGGTGCACAAGGGCAGGGTCGCCTATGAGCCGAGCCAGATTTCTCCACCGGGCGCGCCACGCGAGTGTCCCGTGCATGGCTTCCGGACGCATCCGGAAACGGAGACGGGCGAGAAGATCCGGAAGCGCTCGGAGACCTTCGCGGATCACTATTCGCAGGCGCGGCTGTTCTTCCGCTCGATGACTCCGCCGGAGCAGAATCACATCGCCAGCGCGCTCGCCTTCGAGCTCGCGAAGGTGGAGGTGGTGAAGATCCGCGAGCTGATGCTCGGGCACCTGGGCCACATCGATGCCGACCTGCAACAGACCGTGGCGGATGCCCTGGGCATGCCGGTGAAGAACAGCGCGAAGGTGCAGCCGGCGGTGTCGCCGAGAGACCTCGCTCCTTCACCCTCGCTCAGCCTGATCGGGAAGGATCCCCACACGCTGAAGGGACGCAAGGCTGGCATCCTGATCACGGATGGGGCCGACGCGGGGCAACTGGCGGCGCTGCAAGCCGCTTTCAAGAAGGAGAAGGCGGCGGTGGAATTGATCGCGCCGAAGATCGGCGGGGCCACCACTTCGGATGGCACGCTGGTGGAGCCTCATCATTCGCTTTCCGGCGGGCCGTCGGTATTCTTCGATACGGTGGTGATCCTCGCCTCGGAAGCGGCGATGGGGGACTTGGTCCGTGAAGCTGCCGCGGTGAACTGGGTGCGCGATGCCTTCGGCCACCTCAAGGTGATCGGCTACTCGCCCGAAGCGGTGCCGCTGCTGGAGGCGGCGGGTGTCGAGCTCGATGACGGCACGATCGCGCTGGATGGCGCGAAGGCGATCAAGGGCTACGTCACCACTGCCAAGGGCGGCCGACGCTGGGAGCGGGAGCCGAGTCTTCGCAGCATCGGCTGA
- a CDS encoding SIR2 family protein: protein MKFECSNNEFAEKISELLAEGFGITPFLGSGCSAASGIMMGQEFTDYLGHAVYICVGGKGGKGEARWDIAKKGWPETPSESEIAEARVWVADRFDTVIKEYGMRALYDPEKRVTDCRLDGTVSSPELFAKLFSAPTVPPFLRSPVLKTEDASVRSFQERMMGKKKANERIIFTHSKSETSHAAICEMAIRALSDWRATLHFIAMLRYVKTVSGSRLSIGDVDLSVIDRFNVHITKNRKPNLTHQMIAQLAMSARIRIILTTNFDRLIENAFESFGRPVSNIPVGIHGGLPHPDLVHANDCLVKLHGDCHETRADYSLDDPPSGEDKRRFFHYVRGDYPDSDDASGSHRYIPSQLLVVGYSGSDRRCNDMIKYVLDSDERAKIYWVCHSKRDIERLSGSFNESDYTSDRIIATQTERPDLLLYDIYQKLNLTLPSPGVTYHFPDRVIPARSPLPKDEDLRVAEGDAETIEGLLSTKHEDHRGAIVILKGKSGVLTVIHQTFELLRTKGKHRIWLELEDFSDAASVGAEIRTGVSVRTGSLPLGHLKPLPRAIIDREANPGATKVQREKKSADIIEAWKTYFSESCKELGITAGMWTVGLYGRNGAGGCSGWDGIHKTWEAEEYEELQELIRGLSKAGFNILYAPYTRERDARDKERLATLDELRVTPSKWVQDNEIRENLPRPAWDSISPDVTPLVMDDPVPGENVFIHQCRYRQPKQLNMERVIREVSAHILELHTGVDGTGGLGYKKMDRDRWLEGVRALYSATLFRQSRHFSAFINDAVYRCPNQFNTDRDDNDETRQATIQKWIGDLKEYGVFYTKPGGFAWAYRDVRLGIRNVIHTLHFDPGIAKAGRFIRMRNFTPGCHFYIGEWYAKAHRVTRHPLPMIEGLHHFFESIRTLPDFGSLYTGKADVGDGHTVEVREALFASRRKMIFFGAIIALLNLLKNGESSLRYWASIPLRRSMFSPGEADKVLKQIAEVMAFIFDAEIVAKVNHPANFGLLDLGKVAWSRLASLYQGLPEEGKPDPSGGSKNDFAVERVGLTLEQMNVNPRGVDYYAWTLLDDVARELRYIEKRIASDYRVTDIPFQKSIPATGRFTYEFDGNSAVSAWAAGKISGLLRGVGILNSAAIKESFAGGPAKMFCLDSRIFEIVDLIQKERASTKASDATETPLSRKIRKVMEGVNFAFLLKEDACVANPHEINLFIQSLVEWAFLYIRRAKKLYRARVTPPSVQADGEVSIEDYQGCFLTSTVFCYMAINLCRLLPPAYAESAAKEQAKAQAIYGLALGHLGRFREAYRRLGEARVLCRSMKSEDGIVLLGIAELRRAEVLCLEAREYGAVLRWLLTRPEGETVEDEEKKFAGMTEEQKKSAIEKQKKIATEEEQMLLGKVFREHVEHHELSSLDRKPPSDEVIQSVVDLLSENGEREAGEKLAAWVEGARKTRDGKVAGVKDSFPINPKAMGNILHRRGLSLSQQDFTNAPEKIRETAEKLNRVLQAKIGDAWRCLEESRRGFSGRTHSSRWWGRLYSMELRVFGEAGLAIKHAADYPAPLEWYRMLPCRNRRDLAQHLDKIWRAGIAVAGDGPVEDRYYRLKVTYIYLFALTLGDVRQPELENSAESYLDHLRLTRDEVRTGVREVLKFLEKEFPGRKDENPEDEKPKDEGAVVGGAPVGGSVGKGTKPEPYGLPYLLEKEREMEDGGIKPKKTPESDREKIRKNRDDITHKDLFGPEPEDLDHSYFLIIVKKALRMEIDVRK from the coding sequence ATGAAATTCGAGTGCAGCAACAACGAGTTTGCGGAAAAGATCAGTGAGCTCCTGGCCGAGGGTTTCGGCATCACGCCATTCTTGGGCAGCGGCTGTTCCGCTGCTTCCGGGATCATGATGGGCCAGGAATTCACCGACTATCTGGGGCATGCGGTCTATATCTGCGTCGGAGGAAAGGGCGGGAAGGGGGAGGCGCGGTGGGACATCGCGAAAAAGGGCTGGCCGGAAACTCCGAGCGAGAGCGAGATCGCGGAAGCGCGGGTCTGGGTCGCCGACCGGTTCGACACGGTGATCAAGGAGTACGGCATGCGCGCGCTCTACGACCCAGAGAAGCGGGTCACCGATTGCCGGCTGGACGGCACGGTTTCCTCGCCGGAGCTGTTCGCCAAACTTTTCAGTGCCCCGACGGTTCCTCCATTCCTGCGCTCGCCGGTGTTGAAGACGGAGGATGCTTCGGTGCGTTCCTTCCAAGAGAGGATGATGGGCAAGAAGAAAGCGAACGAGCGCATCATCTTCACCCACTCGAAATCCGAGACCTCCCATGCCGCCATCTGCGAGATGGCCATCCGGGCGCTCTCGGACTGGCGCGCGACCCTCCATTTCATTGCGATGCTCCGCTACGTGAAGACGGTGAGCGGGAGTCGCCTGAGCATCGGCGATGTGGATCTTTCCGTGATCGACCGTTTCAACGTTCACATCACCAAGAACCGGAAGCCGAACCTGACCCACCAGATGATCGCGCAGCTCGCCATGAGCGCGCGCATCCGCATCATCCTCACGACCAATTTCGACCGGCTGATCGAGAACGCCTTCGAGTCCTTCGGACGCCCGGTGTCGAACATCCCGGTGGGGATCCACGGCGGGCTGCCGCATCCGGACCTGGTGCATGCTAACGACTGCCTCGTGAAGCTCCACGGCGACTGTCACGAAACGCGCGCGGACTACTCGCTGGATGACCCCCCCTCCGGGGAGGACAAGCGCCGATTCTTCCACTACGTCCGCGGGGACTATCCGGATTCGGACGATGCCTCGGGGTCGCACCGTTATATCCCCAGCCAGCTCCTCGTCGTCGGCTACTCGGGCTCCGACCGCCGGTGCAACGACATGATCAAGTACGTCCTGGATTCGGACGAGCGGGCGAAGATCTATTGGGTCTGCCACAGCAAGCGCGACATCGAGCGCCTGAGTGGCAGCTTCAACGAGAGCGACTACACGAGCGACCGGATCATCGCGACGCAGACGGAGCGGCCCGACCTGCTGCTCTACGATATCTATCAGAAGCTCAATCTCACGCTGCCGAGCCCGGGAGTCACCTATCACTTCCCGGACCGCGTGATTCCCGCGAGGTCGCCCTTGCCGAAGGATGAGGACCTGCGGGTGGCGGAGGGTGATGCGGAGACGATCGAGGGACTGCTCTCCACGAAGCACGAGGATCACCGGGGGGCGATCGTCATCCTGAAGGGGAAGTCCGGGGTGCTGACGGTGATTCACCAGACCTTCGAGCTGCTGCGGACGAAGGGGAAGCATCGCATCTGGCTGGAGCTGGAGGATTTCTCGGATGCCGCTTCGGTGGGTGCGGAGATCCGCACCGGGGTGTCCGTGCGGACGGGTTCCCTGCCGCTGGGCCACCTCAAGCCGCTGCCGCGGGCGATCATCGATCGGGAGGCCAACCCGGGCGCGACGAAGGTGCAGAGGGAGAAGAAGTCCGCCGACATCATCGAGGCCTGGAAGACCTACTTCAGCGAATCCTGCAAGGAGCTGGGCATCACCGCGGGGATGTGGACGGTAGGTCTCTACGGGCGCAATGGGGCGGGCGGTTGCTCAGGGTGGGACGGGATTCACAAGACCTGGGAAGCCGAGGAGTATGAGGAGCTCCAGGAACTCATCCGCGGTCTTTCCAAGGCCGGGTTCAACATCCTGTATGCGCCCTACACGAGGGAAAGGGACGCCAGGGACAAGGAGCGGTTGGCCACGCTTGATGAGCTGCGGGTCACGCCGAGCAAGTGGGTTCAAGACAACGAGATTAGGGAAAATCTGCCACGGCCTGCCTGGGATAGCATCTCGCCGGATGTGACGCCGCTCGTCATGGACGATCCTGTGCCGGGCGAGAACGTGTTCATTCACCAATGCCGGTACCGGCAGCCCAAGCAGCTCAATATGGAGCGCGTGATCCGTGAGGTGAGCGCGCACATTCTAGAACTCCACACGGGAGTGGATGGGACCGGCGGCCTCGGCTACAAGAAGATGGACCGGGACCGGTGGCTGGAAGGCGTGCGAGCGCTCTACTCCGCCACCCTCTTCCGCCAGTCCCGTCACTTCTCCGCCTTCATCAACGACGCGGTCTATCGCTGCCCGAACCAGTTCAATACGGATCGTGACGACAATGATGAGACGCGTCAGGCCACCATCCAGAAGTGGATCGGGGATCTGAAGGAATACGGGGTGTTTTACACGAAGCCGGGCGGATTCGCGTGGGCCTACCGGGACGTCCGCCTCGGGATCCGGAATGTGATCCATACCCTCCACTTCGATCCTGGCATCGCGAAAGCCGGTAGATTCATCCGGATGCGGAACTTCACGCCCGGCTGCCATTTCTATATCGGCGAGTGGTATGCCAAGGCCCACCGGGTGACACGCCATCCCCTGCCGATGATCGAGGGCCTGCACCACTTCTTCGAGTCGATCCGGACGCTTCCCGACTTTGGCTCGCTGTATACGGGGAAGGCCGATGTGGGAGACGGGCACACGGTGGAGGTAAGGGAGGCGCTTTTTGCGAGCCGCCGGAAGATGATCTTCTTCGGTGCCATCATCGCGCTGCTGAATCTGCTCAAGAATGGAGAGTCCAGCCTTAGGTACTGGGCTTCGATCCCGCTCCGCAGGTCGATGTTTTCTCCGGGCGAGGCGGACAAGGTTTTGAAGCAAATCGCGGAGGTCATGGCGTTCATCTTCGACGCCGAGATTGTCGCGAAGGTGAATCATCCCGCCAACTTCGGGCTGCTGGATCTTGGCAAGGTCGCTTGGTCCCGTCTTGCGTCGCTCTATCAAGGCCTGCCGGAGGAGGGTAAGCCGGACCCGTCAGGCGGATCGAAGAATGACTTCGCCGTCGAAAGGGTGGGTCTGACCCTCGAACAGATGAACGTGAATCCGCGGGGGGTGGATTACTATGCCTGGACGCTCCTGGACGATGTGGCAAGGGAGCTCCGGTATATCGAGAAGCGCATCGCCTCGGACTACCGGGTGACGGATATTCCGTTCCAGAAGAGCATCCCAGCGACGGGCCGATTCACGTATGAGTTCGACGGGAACTCGGCTGTTTCCGCGTGGGCTGCGGGGAAGATTTCGGGGCTCCTCAGGGGCGTCGGCATCCTGAATTCGGCAGCGATCAAAGAAAGCTTCGCAGGAGGTCCCGCGAAGATGTTTTGCCTCGATTCCAGAATTTTCGAGATCGTCGATTTGATCCAGAAGGAGCGTGCCTCCACGAAGGCCTCCGACGCGACGGAGACCCCGCTTTCACGGAAAATCCGCAAGGTGATGGAAGGGGTGAACTTCGCGTTCCTGCTGAAAGAGGATGCATGTGTCGCCAATCCGCATGAGATCAACCTCTTCATCCAGTCGCTGGTGGAGTGGGCATTCCTCTACATCCGGCGGGCGAAGAAACTCTACCGAGCCCGGGTAACTCCCCCCAGTGTACAGGCGGACGGAGAGGTCTCGATCGAAGACTACCAAGGGTGCTTCCTTACCTCGACGGTCTTTTGTTATATGGCGATCAACCTGTGCCGGTTGCTGCCGCCTGCCTATGCGGAGTCTGCCGCCAAGGAGCAGGCGAAGGCCCAGGCCATCTATGGTCTGGCGCTCGGGCACCTGGGGAGATTCCGCGAAGCATACCGCCGGCTGGGGGAAGCCCGTGTCCTCTGCCGCTCCATGAAATCGGAAGATGGCATCGTGCTGCTCGGCATCGCGGAGCTGAGGCGGGCCGAAGTCCTCTGCTTGGAGGCCCGCGAGTACGGAGCGGTGCTCCGGTGGCTGCTCACACGGCCGGAAGGGGAGACTGTGGAGGACGAGGAAAAGAAGTTCGCCGGGATGACCGAGGAACAGAAGAAAAGCGCGATCGAGAAACAGAAGAAGATCGCCACCGAGGAAGAGCAGATGCTGCTTGGGAAGGTCTTCCGGGAGCACGTGGAGCATCACGAACTCTCCTCGCTGGATCGCAAACCTCCCTCGGATGAAGTGATCCAATCGGTGGTCGATCTTCTCTCCGAGAATGGAGAGAGGGAGGCCGGAGAGAAACTGGCGGCCTGGGTCGAGGGGGCCAGGAAGACGCGTGATGGGAAGGTCGCGGGAGTGAAGGACTCATTCCCGATCAATCCGAAGGCGATGGGCAACATCCTGCACCGGAGGGGACTGTCCCTCTCCCAACAGGACTTCACGAACGCCCCTGAGAAAATCCGGGAAACGGCGGAGAAGCTGAACCGTGTCTTGCAAGCGAAGATCGGGGATGCGTGGCGCTGCCTGGAGGAGAGCCGGCGGGGCTTCTCCGGCAGGACGCACTCGTCGCGTTGGTGGGGTCGCCTCTACTCCATGGAGCTGCGGGTCTTCGGGGAAGCAGGTCTCGCGATCAAGCACGCGGCTGACTACCCGGCTCCGCTGGAATGGTACCGGATGCTGCCATGCCGGAACCGCAGGGATCTGGCACAGCACCTCGACAAGATCTGGCGCGCGGGCATCGCCGTCGCCGGAGACGGGCCGGTGGAAGACCGCTACTACCGGCTCAAGGTGACGTATATCTACCTCTTCGCCTTGACGCTGGGAGACGTGCGACAGCCGGAGCTTGAGAACTCCGCGGAAAGCTATCTCGACCACCTGCGGCTCACCCGGGACGAGGTGAGGACGGGCGTCCGCGAGGTGCTCAAGTTCCTTGAGAAGGAGTTTCCGGGACGGAAGGATGAAAATCCGGAGGATGAAAAACCCAAGGACGAAGGAGCCGTGGTTGGAGGAGCTCCGGTTGGAGGATCCGTTGGTAAAGGCACCAAGCCGGAACCCTACGGCTTGCCCTATCTGCTCGAAAAGGAACGGGAGATGGAAGATGGCGGGATCAAGCCCAAGAAGACACCCGAGAGCGATCGCGAGAAGATCCGAAAGAACAGGGACGACATTACCCACAAGGATCTCTTCGGACCGGAACCCGAGGATCTCGACCACTCCTACTTCCTCATCATCGTCAAGAAGGCCTTGCGGATGGAGATCGATGTAAGGAAGTGA
- a CDS encoding VOC family protein — MIQSPTTRISPMLAVGDMQQTLDFYVQVLGFDVTFYSADYTILDRDGATLHLMKAADESVLTAVRGHTEIYIEVDDIAPLWNHVESFKDHYRIRDLHDRDYGMREFHIGDPNDCLVFVGQKIAM; from the coding sequence ATGATCCAATCCCCCACCACGCGAATCAGCCCCATGCTCGCGGTGGGCGACATGCAGCAGACCCTCGACTTCTATGTCCAGGTCCTCGGCTTCGATGTCACCTTCTACTCCGCGGACTACACCATCCTCGACCGCGACGGCGCGACGCTCCACCTGATGAAGGCAGCGGACGAATCCGTCCTGACCGCCGTCCGCGGCCACACCGAGATCTACATCGAGGTGGACGACATCGCGCCCCTCTGGAACCACGTCGAATCCTTCAAGGACCACTACCGCATCCGCGACCTCCACGACCGCGACTACGGCATGCGTGAATTCCACATCGGCGACCCCAACGACTGCCTCGTCTTCGTCGGCCAGAAGATCGCCATGTGA